The nucleotide sequence ACGATATAGGTGTAGATCTGAGCCACAGATGGCCGTGGCGGTCACGCGTAAAATAACATCATCTGCTTCCTGAATTACGGGATCGGGAACAGTTTCAACTCGTACATCTCGGGCACCATGATAGGTTAGAGCACGCATGTGGATTTCCTCTCTAGTTCACCATTTACACAGACTCGTCAAAGGCTGCTGAAAAATAAAAATGCCCTTTTATTAGAGCCGCAGCCCGCTGCATAGCGCTGTAAATTAATGTATGAAATAAGGAACCCAACTGTTTAAAAAATAAACTTATATAAGCGTTACGTAATTAAGGATGATGTATCTGTTGAACCCGCTATTTAAAAAAAGAGAAAAACGGAGAAGTAAAAAAAAAGATCAGTGGCGAAAACCACTGATCTCTATAGATTCAAACTTATATGAAGTATTAGCTGTTCTGGAAAGACTGTTCCATTTCTTCCAATTGCATCATCAGTTCTAGCATCTGTTCTTCTGCGGCTTCCAGCTTGGCTTTTAGTTCAGTCTGCTCATTCATGAGTTTCAATAACTCATCCTTACGTGAAGCATCATATAGGGAACTGTCAGCGAGCAGTTCTTCAATTTCTGCCAGCCGTGGTTGCAGCTTTTCAATCTGACTTTCACATTTTTCAATGTTTTTGCGGATTGGACGGGTCTGCTCACGCTGACGCGCAGCTTCCTTACGTTGCGCTTCCTTATCCACTTTCGCTGGTGCAGGTTTGGTTTCCACTTGTGGTTTGGCTGTTTCTACAGTTTTCTGGATACTTTTAAATAACTCAGCACGCGCCTGACGCAGCCAGTCAGCATAAGCAGCCAAATCACCATCAAATTCAGTACATTTGCCGTTATGAACTAGTAAAAGTTCATCACAAACACTGGAAATCAGCTGACGTTCGTGCGACACCAGCACCACTGCACCTTCAAAGTCTTGCAGTGCCATAGTCAAGGCATGACGCATATCCAAGTCCAAGTGGTTGGTTGGTTCGTCTAGAATCAGAACATTTGGACGCTGCCATACAATCAGTGCCAGTGCCAGTCGGGCACGTTCACCACCGGAGAAACTTTCACTTGGTGTATCCATGCGCTCGCCGCTAAAGCCGAAACTGCCCAAGAATGAACGTAAAGTGGCTTCACTAATTTTCGGATCAGCAATCCGGCTCAGTTGCAACATCGGGCTGGCATTGCCATCCAAGGCATCCATCTGATGCTGGGCGAAATAACCGATATTCAGCAGTTCTGATTCTTTACGCACACCATTCAGCAGTGGCAAATCTCGGACCAGAGATTTAATTAACGTGGATTTACCCGCACCATTCATCCCCAGCAGACCAATACGGCTGTTTGGGGTGATTTGCAGGGTGACATTCTTCACAATGGCCTTGTCCCCATAACCAACATCTGCATGTTCAAGTCGCAGCAGTGGTGAACTCATTTTGGTCGGTTCACGGAAGCTGAAGGTAAATGGGGTATCGACATGTGCGACTGAGAGTTCCTGCATGCGTTCCAGTTGCTTGATCCGGCTTTGTGCCTGTTTAGCCTTGGTCGCTTTGGCTTTAAAGCGGTCAATGAATTTTTGCAGATGGGCACGGACTTCTAGCTGTTTTTCATAAGCCTGTTGCTGTTGCGCCAGACGTTCACTGCGGGTGCGTTCAAAAGTCGAATAGTTGCCGGTATATAGGGTCAGTTCCTGATTCTCGATATGCAGGATATGGTCGGTAATGGCATCAAGGAAATCACGGTCATGTGAAATCAGCACCAGTGTGCCTTCATAGGCTTTGAGCCAGTCCTCCAGCCACAGGATGGCATCCAAGTCCAAGTGGTTGGTCGGTTCATCTAGCAGCAATAGATCAGAACGACTCATTAGGGTACGGGCCAGATTCAGGCGCATCCGCCAGCCACCAGAAAAGCTCGCGACATCCAACTCATTCTGGTGTTCCATAAAGCCGAGGCCAGCCATCAGTTGAGCAGCTTTAGACGGAGCAGCATAACCGGAAATTTCATCAAAACGGCCATACAGGCGTGCCAGTTCTGTATCCTCGAGTTGTTCCGGATGCTCAAGTTTATGCTGAATATCCCAGTATTCCTCATCACCAGACAGTACAAAATCAATCGCTTTCATGTTTAGCGCTTTGATTTCCTGTGCCATATGTGCCACGGTCCAGACGGCTGGCCGGGTCAGCGTACCGCTATCGGATTCTATGCCACCCAACAGCGCTGCGAATAATGTAGATTTACCGGCACCATTGACACCGGTCAGGCCAATCTTCCATCCCGGATGCAATTGCATGGTGGCTTTCTGAAAAAGGATGCGTCCACCGCGACGTATGGTTAACTGGTCTAACTGAATCATGGAAACTACTGAGATCTGACAAATGAGAATGGCGCTATTCTAAAGGAATCAGCCGAAAAATAGAAAAATCTTGCACGAGAATTCCTGCGAATCTGCACTTCATCAGGTTATGTGATTTATCTGCAGTAATTTGTGTTTAAATAGAAATGACTTCAAGGACTTACCAAGCTTATTTGTAAAAATAAGCACAAGATTAAGAATGAAAAAAATAAATTGGGTAAAGCAAAATGAAAAAAGGAACTTTATTCTGCGCTGCATTGACCATGCTGGCGTCCAGCTTGAGTCAGGCCAAAGTCGATATTTGTGTGTTTGATCTGCTGGGAAAATCTGGGGAATCTTATAAGTTGCTGGAAGAATGGCAGCTGGCCAGCAAGCAGTGGGGCACTGATGTTCAACTGATCGCCTATCAGGATGAAGCCAAGGTCGATCAGGATTTTAAGGCGGGTAAATGTGACGGGCTGTTTATGACTTCAATGCGCGCCCGTGCCTACAATAAATTTGCCGGTTCAGTGGATGCCATAGGCGGGGTGCCGAATAATGATATTGCCCAGAAAGCGATTAGTTATGTGCTGCATCCACGTAATGCCAAACGCCTGGTGACTGAAATCGGCAAAGATAAATATGAAGTGGCTGGAATTGTACAAATTGGTACTGCTTACATTTTTGTACGCGACCGCGCCATGAACAAGCTGGAACATGCGAAAAACAAGAAATTTGCCATTCTGCATTATGATCTTGCCCAGAAAATTATGGTGGATCGTATTGAAGCGGTACCGGTGATGTCTGAAATTTCCAATTTTATCCGCCGTTTTAATCAGGGTGAGGTGGATATCGTGGCATCGCCTGCCTATGCCTTTAAACCGCTGGAAATCTATAAAGGACTCGGAAGTAAAGGGGCTATGATCAAGTTTCCGGTGGTGAATGTCACTGCCGACCTGATTATTCGGCCGAATAAATTCCCGGCTAAATTTGCCGAGCAGTCACGTAGCTGGTTTGTGAAACAATTGCCGAAAACCATTGCTAATGTAAAACGCATGGAAGCTGAAATTCCAGCCAAATATCTGATGCATCTGAATAAGGATGACTATAAGGATTATCAGAGTATTTTGCGTGATGGCCGCATTGATCTGACCAATCAGGGTATCTATGATCCTGAAATGATGCGGGTATTAAAACGCGCACGTTGTACCGTAGAACGAACCAATTTCGAGTGTTCTTTAGGTGGGGAATAAGCCGAGTTGTATTGCTTTGTAATTTCCATTTAAAAAAATGTAAGTTTTTTACTCAGTAGATATATCCTTAAAAAATTGATAAATAAATACTTTTTAAAGGTGTGGATGTGAATAAGGGACATATTTTGGTAATAAGGGCCAACTGATCTGATTCAATTTGAGTAAAAGCTCTATTTTTTTTAAATAAACTTGCTAATATTTGTCACACAAGTATGGAAACTCCATCGAAAAACAAGAGATTGC is from Acinetobacter sp. ANC 7912 and encodes:
- the abc-f gene encoding ribosomal protection-like ABC-F family protein → MIQLDQLTIRRGGRILFQKATMQLHPGWKIGLTGVNGAGKSTLFAALLGGIESDSGTLTRPAVWTVAHMAQEIKALNMKAIDFVLSGDEEYWDIQHKLEHPEQLEDTELARLYGRFDEISGYAAPSKAAQLMAGLGFMEHQNELDVASFSGGWRMRLNLARTLMSRSDLLLLDEPTNHLDLDAILWLEDWLKAYEGTLVLISHDRDFLDAITDHILHIENQELTLYTGNYSTFERTRSERLAQQQQAYEKQLEVRAHLQKFIDRFKAKATKAKQAQSRIKQLERMQELSVAHVDTPFTFSFREPTKMSSPLLRLEHADVGYGDKAIVKNVTLQITPNSRIGLLGMNGAGKSTLIKSLVRDLPLLNGVRKESELLNIGYFAQHQMDALDGNASPMLQLSRIADPKISEATLRSFLGSFGFSGERMDTPSESFSGGERARLALALIVWQRPNVLILDEPTNHLDLDMRHALTMALQDFEGAVVLVSHERQLISSVCDELLLVHNGKCTEFDGDLAAYADWLRQARAELFKSIQKTVETAKPQVETKPAPAKVDKEAQRKEAARQREQTRPIRKNIEKCESQIEKLQPRLAEIEELLADSSLYDASRKDELLKLMNEQTELKAKLEAAEEQMLELMMQLEEMEQSFQNS
- a CDS encoding putative solute-binding protein, giving the protein MKKGTLFCAALTMLASSLSQAKVDICVFDLLGKSGESYKLLEEWQLASKQWGTDVQLIAYQDEAKVDQDFKAGKCDGLFMTSMRARAYNKFAGSVDAIGGVPNNDIAQKAISYVLHPRNAKRLVTEIGKDKYEVAGIVQIGTAYIFVRDRAMNKLEHAKNKKFAILHYDLAQKIMVDRIEAVPVMSEISNFIRRFNQGEVDIVASPAYAFKPLEIYKGLGSKGAMIKFPVVNVTADLIIRPNKFPAKFAEQSRSWFVKQLPKTIANVKRMEAEIPAKYLMHLNKDDYKDYQSILRDGRIDLTNQGIYDPEMMRVLKRARCTVERTNFECSLGGE